The DNA sequence GCGTCTCGTTGGCCAATATATCCTGGAACAACATTTTTACAGATCCAATTTTGCAAGGTTATATTAAAAAAGGTCTGGATAGCAATCTGGATATTCGAATTGCCATGCAAAATATCGCAGCAGCAGAAGCTTCTATGAAACAAGGTAAGTCGGGCTACTTCCCTACCCTGTCTGCCGGAACAGATTGGACGCATCAACAATTATCAAAAAACAGTCAGTTTGGAGCTTTGCTTCGTGACAGAAGCACCGATCAATATCAATTGACCGGAACTTTAAGCTGGGAAGCTGATATCTGGGGGAAAATAAGAAGTAATGCACGTGCAACAAATGCGATTTATTTGCAAACAACAGCAGCGACTCAAGCGGTAAGAACACAGTTAATCGCTGACATTTGCTCTACTTATTTTCAATTGATTTCGATCGACGAACAGATTAGAGTTGCAGAAGAGACCTTGATAAACAGAGACGAAAGCATCGTGGCAATTCAAGCCTTAAAAGATGCCGGAAATGTTACAGAAGTTGGTGTCAAGCAAACCGAATCTCAAAAATACGCTACCCAAATTATTATTGCAGATTTAAAAGTAGCAGGTATTCTTTTCGAAAACAAAATGAGTATTCTTTTAGGACAGCCTTCAGGTAAAATTGAAAGAAGCAGTTTTGGAGCTCAAAAAGAAGTTCCTGAAATTACTTTAGGAGTTCCGGCGACATTATTGCGTAACAGACCTGATGTAATTGCAGCAGAATACAATTTCATGTCGTATTTTGAACAAACGAATGTCGCGAAAAGTAATTTTTATCCAACGTTTAAAATTACAGCAACAGGCGGACTTCAAAGTATTGATTTAAAAGAATGGTTTAGTGCCAATTCTATTTTTGCCAACATCGTGACCGGTTTAACACAACCTATTTTTAATAAACGTGAGATCAGAACCAAATACGAAATTGCAAAAGCCAATCAGGAAAAAGCTTACTTGCAATTTGAACAATCTTTGTTAACTGCCGGTAGAGAAGTTTCAGATGCTTTGGCACAATACAACAATGAAATTTACAAAATATCTGTTCGTGAAAAGCAAGTGGAAGCTTTAAAAGTAGCGACTGATTATTCTGATGAATTATTGAAATATGGTTTGGTCAATTACTTGGAAGTGTTAACGGCTAAAGATGATGCTTTGAATGCGCAATTGACATTAATCGAAAATAAATACGCTAAGTATAATGCGGTAATCCAATTGTACAAAGCACTTGGAGGTGGTTGGCAGTAAACCCGTCCGGAAGTATTAGTTATAAAGTAAAAACCATCGAGTATTTTTTATTCGATGGTTTTTTGTTTTTTTATAGTAAAAATTATCATAATATTAATAAATAGCCGTTTCAAAAAGAAGTAAATTGCCAATAGATTTTAATACTTTTGAACAGACAAAACAATTATGGATAAAATAAAAATACTTTGGGTTGATGATGAAATCGACCTTTTAAAGCCACACATATTATTTCTGGAGAAAAAAAATTATGCAGTAACAACTTGTAACAATGGTTTAGACGCTATTACCCTCTTTGAAGAAGATAATTTTGATATTGTTTTTTTGGATGAAAATATGCCCGGGATGAGCGGTTTGGAGACCCTTTCGGAAATGAAAGAGAAAAAATCAGCCATTCCGATGATTATGATTACCAAAAGCGAAGAAGAATATATAATGGAAGAAGCCATTGGTTCTAAAATCGCCGATTATTTGATAAAACCCGTAAATCCAAATCAGATTTTATTGAGTTTAAAGAAAAATCTGGATCATTCGAGATTAATCTCCGAAAAAACAACTTTAGACTACCAAAAGGAATTTAGAAAAATCTCAATGGAACTGGCAATGGTCAACTCCTTTGAAGATTGGGTGGAGCTGTATAAAAAACTGATTTTTTGGGAGTTGGAACTGGAAAACATCAACGATCAGGCGATGATCGAGATATTGGAATCACAAAAAGTCGAAGCCAATTCACAATTTGGTAAATATATCGAGCGCAACTACGAAGATTGGTTTGCGCCAAAAGCCGATAAGCCAATTCAGTCGCATAACTTATTCAAAGAATTAGTAGTACCCGAAATTAAAAAGAAAGACAAACCGATACTGTTTGTTGTGATTGATAATTTACGTTACGATCAATGGAAATCTTTTGAAACAGTAGTTTCAAATTATTATAAATTGGAAAAAGAAGTTCCGTATTTCTCTATCCTTCCTACCGCTACTCAATACGCTAGAAATGCCATTTTCTCAGGATTATTGCCTATAGAAATGGAGAAACAATTTCCGCAATATTGGAAAAATGATGTTGAAGACGGCGGAAAAAACCTTTACGAAGCCGAATTTCTAACTGCACAATTAAAGCGTTTAGGACTGGACATCAAACAAGACTATTTTAAAATCACCAATTATGCAGGGGGTAAAAAACTGGCCGAAAACTTTAAGGCTTTAAAAGGAAATGATCTGGTAACGGTTGTCTATAACTTTGTTGACATGCTTTCACATGCTAAAACAGAAATGGAAGTCGTAAAAGAATTGGCTTCTGATGATAAAGCTTATCGTTCCTTAACGCTGAGCTGGTTTAGAAATTCTCCGTTATTAGAAATCATTCAGCAAGCCCAACTTTTAGGCTTTAAATTGGTTTTAACAACAGATCACGGAACAATTAATGTAAAAAACCCTTCAAAAGTTGTTGGAGATAAAAATACAAGTCTAAATTTGCGTTATAAAACAGGTCGTAGTTTGACCTACGAGCAAAAAGACGTTTATGTGGTAAAAGAACCAAAAGCAATTGGTTTGCCTGCCATAAACATGAGTAGTTCTTTTATTTTCGCTAAAAACGATTACTTTTTGGCGTATGTAAACAATTACAATCATTATGTGAGTTATTACAAAAATACCTATCAACACGGGGGAATTTCATTAGAAGAAATGATTATTCCGTTCTTGATATTTAACCCGAAATAAAAAAGAGTTTGCAGACTCGGTTTTCAGTCACGAATCTTAACTGCGACTGAAAGCTGGGACTAAAAACCGGGACTGAGACTAAAAAAATAGACTATAATTAAAAGTAAAACAAAGAATGAATATCGTTTTTTCAGTAGAACAACTTAAGGAAGTAGCAGAGCAGATTTTAGCTCAAAATCCAAAGAAAATTATCCTTTTTAATGGAGAAATGGGTGTTGGAAAAACAACTTTAATAAAACAACTGTGCAAGACTTTGGGAGTTGAAGACGCTACCAGTAGCCCTACTTTTTCTTTAGTTAACGAATATGATACAATTGATAATAAAATTGTATACCATTTTGACTTTTATCGTTTAAACAAAGAAACAGAAGCACTGGATATGGGGGTTGACGATTATCTGTACTCTGGTAATTGGTGTTTTATCGAATGGTCTGAAAAGATTGCCAGTTTGATTCCTG is a window from the Flavobacterium cupriresistens genome containing:
- a CDS encoding bifunctional response regulator/alkaline phosphatase family protein — encoded protein: MDKIKILWVDDEIDLLKPHILFLEKKNYAVTTCNNGLDAITLFEEDNFDIVFLDENMPGMSGLETLSEMKEKKSAIPMIMITKSEEEYIMEEAIGSKIADYLIKPVNPNQILLSLKKNLDHSRLISEKTTLDYQKEFRKISMELAMVNSFEDWVELYKKLIFWELELENINDQAMIEILESQKVEANSQFGKYIERNYEDWFAPKADKPIQSHNLFKELVVPEIKKKDKPILFVVIDNLRYDQWKSFETVVSNYYKLEKEVPYFSILPTATQYARNAIFSGLLPIEMEKQFPQYWKNDVEDGGKNLYEAEFLTAQLKRLGLDIKQDYFKITNYAGGKKLAENFKALKGNDLVTVVYNFVDMLSHAKTEMEVVKELASDDKAYRSLTLSWFRNSPLLEIIQQAQLLGFKLVLTTDHGTINVKNPSKVVGDKNTSLNLRYKTGRSLTYEQKDVYVVKEPKAIGLPAINMSSSFIFAKNDYFLAYVNNYNHYVSYYKNTYQHGGISLEEMIIPFLIFNPK
- the tsaE gene encoding tRNA (adenosine(37)-N6)-threonylcarbamoyltransferase complex ATPase subunit type 1 TsaE; translation: MNIVFSVEQLKEVAEQILAQNPKKIILFNGEMGVGKTTLIKQLCKTLGVEDATSSPTFSLVNEYDTIDNKIVYHFDFYRLNKETEALDMGVDDYLYSGNWCFIEWSEKIASLIPEEHSVVTITLLADGKRELKLK
- a CDS encoding efflux transporter outer membrane subunit; its protein translation is MKNNVYKIVTVVVSATVMQSCFVAKEYKRPDVKTENLYRTEVAAKDSVSLANISWNNIFTDPILQGYIKKGLDSNLDIRIAMQNIAAAEASMKQGKSGYFPTLSAGTDWTHQQLSKNSQFGALLRDRSTDQYQLTGTLSWEADIWGKIRSNARATNAIYLQTTAATQAVRTQLIADICSTYFQLISIDEQIRVAEETLINRDESIVAIQALKDAGNVTEVGVKQTESQKYATQIIIADLKVAGILFENKMSILLGQPSGKIERSSFGAQKEVPEITLGVPATLLRNRPDVIAAEYNFMSYFEQTNVAKSNFYPTFKITATGGLQSIDLKEWFSANSIFANIVTGLTQPIFNKREIRTKYEIAKANQEKAYLQFEQSLLTAGREVSDALAQYNNEIYKISVREKQVEALKVATDYSDELLKYGLVNYLEVLTAKDDALNAQLTLIENKYAKYNAVIQLYKALGGGWQ